In Leptotrichia sp. oral taxon 221, the DNA window TTTTATTTCATAATATAATAAAACAAAAAAATGTCTTTTCTGTGACAAAATAAAAATAATTTCATTCTATTTTTTATTATACAATATTTTTTATAAATAATGAATAAAAAATTTGAGTAAAATTTTGTAGTGAAATTTACAAAAATAAATTTGAATAATCATTATATATTATGATATAATTATATTAAAATAATACAAAAATCTAAAATATCCAAATAAAGTTTTGGTTTTAAGGAGAGAATATGATAAAATTAGTTTTGCTAGATGTTGATGGGACATTAACTGATGGTGGGATTTATCGTGGAAATAATGGTGAAGATATAAAGAAATTCAATGTTAAAGATGGCTACACAATTGTTAATGCACAGAAGGTTGGTATTGAATTTGGGATAATTACTGGGAAAGTTTCGCAATTGGTAAAAAATCGAGCTGAGGAATTGAAAATTAAGTATTTGTACCAAAATGTGGATGATAAGGTGATTATTTTAAATGAAATAATGCAGAAAGAAAAATTGAGTGCAGAAGAAATTGCGTACATTGGTGATGATTATAATGATTTGAAAATAATGAAAAATGTCGGATTATCAGGTGCTCCCAAAGATGCAGCAGAGGAAGTGTTAAAAATAGCAGATTTTGTTTCAACCAAAAATGGTGGAGAAGGTGCAGTAAGAGATTTTGTAGAATTTATAATGAAAAAAGATGGGAAATTAGAAAAATTTTTTGATAATATAAAATAATATATTTGTTACTAGGAGGAAAAATGGCAATAAAATATTTAGACGCCAAGAGATTAAAAATAATGCTTATTGGTGGAGGAAAATGGGTTATAAAACATGAGGAGTTATTGAATGATTTGAATGTATATCCGGTTCCAGATGGGGATACAGGAAGCAATATGTCAATGACAATGAATTCAATGATAACAGAATTAGAAAAACATGCAGACGAAAAAATATCAATGGAAAAATTAATTGATGTAGTAGAAGAAGCTGTATTAATGGGAGCTAGAGGAAATTCTGGGACAATTTTATCACAAATAGTAACAGGATTTTTAAGAGGAATTGGAGAAAAAACAAAATTACTACCTGCTGATGTTGCCAAAGCATTAGTAAGTGCAAAAGAAACAGCTTATAATGCAGTTAGTGAACCAATCGAAGGGACAATTCTTACAGTAATTAGAAAAATTTCTGAAAAAGCTGTAGAATGTGCTGAAAAGATGGATGATTTGGTAGCTTTCTTAAAAGAACTTGTTACTGCTGGAGAAAAAGCAGTAGAAGAAACACCAGAATTATTACCAAAATTGAAAGAAGCTGGGGTTGTAGATGCTGGAGGAAAAGGAATATTTTTCCTATTTGAAGGATTTTACAAAGTGACAACAGAGTTGAATTTATTGGTTGAATTGCAAAAATCACAAGTAAAAGAAAATGAATTTGACAAAACAATAGCAAATATTGATCACGATCCAGATAAAATAACTTACCAATATTGTACAGAATTTATAATTTTAAATGGAGATTTTGATACAGATGAATATAAAAGAAGAGTATTAGAATTAGGAGATTCGGCAGTTTTTGCACAAACTTCAAAAAAATTCAAAACACATATTCATACAAACCATCCTGGAAAGGCTTTTGAAATAGCACTTGAATATGGACCGCTTGAAAAAATGAAAGTTGAAAATATGAAATTGCAACATGATAATTTACAAATTTTCAGTGAAAAAGATGAAGCTAAAATTTTTGTGAACGATAAAGTTAATAAAACTAAAAATGCTTACGTTATTTTAGCTGATACAGAAAATTTGAAAGATGAATTTTTGAAAAAAGGTGCAGATGTAGTAATTTTAGGTGGACAAAGTAAAAATCCAAGTGTTCAAGAAATAATGAACGCTATTGATAAAGCAACTAAAAAAAATATTTTTGTATTACCAAATAATAAAAATGTTATTACAACAGCAAAATTAGCAGCTGAAAAAATAACTGGTAAAAATGTAATTGTTCAAGAAACAAGAACTATGTTAGACGGATATTTTGTGTTAAAAAATAAAGAAGAAGGTATAGAAGAAATTCTAAGTTCTTCAAAAAGAAATTATTCTATCGAAATTACAAAAGCTGTAAGAGATACAAAAATAGATGAGTTGAGCATTAAAAAAGATGATTTCATCGGTTTAGTAAATGGAAAAATAAAATATTCAAATTCATCGTTAAATAATTTAGTTGAAAATATGTTGGCAGAATTAGTGACTGAAAATACGGTTGTAGCCACTATTGTTGAAGGTTTAGATAAAGATGAAAAAGCGAAAGAAACAATAAAAAATGCGTTATCACAAGTAAAAACAACATTCATCAATGGAAATCAAGATAATTATTATTACTATATTTATCTTGAAAATAAAGATGAAAATATGCCTGAAATTGCGATAGTTACTGACTCTACAGCTGATTTGGAAAAAGAAGATTTAGAAGGATTACCTATAAAAATTGTTCCATTGAGAATTGATTTGAAAGGTGAATTATATAAAGATGGAGTAGAAATCACTAAAAATGAATTTTGGCAAACAATGTTAAAAGATGATTTAGTTATAAAAACATCTCAACCATCACCACAAGATTTCTTAAATGTGTACAATAAATTATTTGAAAAAGGTTACAAAAAAATAATTTCGATACATCCATCTTCTAAATTAAGTGGAACTATTCAAGCTGCAAAAGTAGGAAAATCATTGACAAATAGAGAAGATGATATTGAATTAGTTGATAGCATGGGTATTTCGCTACTTCAAGGAGTTTTAGTATTAGGAGCTGCACAAAAAGCTGTTAAAAAAGAAGGATTTGGACAAATTTTAAACTGGATCAATAATTTTAGAACAAAAGGTAAATTATTAATGATAGTGCCTGATTTAAAATACTTGGAAAAAGGTGGAAGAATTGGAAAAGCTGGTTCAGCAATTGCTGGAGCAATACACTTAAAACCTGTGTTGACAATTAATCAAGGAGAAATTGCAGTTGAGAAAAAAGTTTTAGGTGAAAGAAATGCACAAAAATACATTGAAAAATATGTTGAAAAAGAAGCTAAAAAACAAAGTTTAATAGTAGCAACTGGTTGGGGAGGAAATCCAAGCGAATTGGATAGCATCGTAAAGATTTATTCAGAATTAGAAAATAATTCAAAAATAAATCCATTGATCTTAAACAGACAAGTTGGTGCTGTAATTGGATCTCATGCAGGTCCTGTTTATGGAATTTTTATGTTCCCAAGATTGAATTAAATTTTTAAATATATTAGCACAAAATATTTTGAGTGTCATTACAAGATGTTTTGTGCTATTTTTTTGAAAAATTATAAGTTTTAATGGAAAAAATTAACAGAGTGAAGTTATTTAAATAAATTTTTGAAAATGAAATATTTAAAATTATGAAGCAAGATTACAGTTAAAATCGATATTTTATAGATTTATAGTAAAATTTAACAAAAAAAATAAAAAAAGTGTTGCAAATTTTTTTAAAATATGATATACTAATTGGGTAGTAAGAAATTAAATGGTCGCATAGCTCAGTTGGGAGAGCACCTGCCTTACAAGCAGGGGGTCACTGGTTCGAGCCCAGTTGTGACCACCATTTTTTTGGAGGTGTAGCTCAGTTGGTTAGAGTGCTTGCCTGTCACGCAAGATGTCGCGAGTTCGAGTCTCGTCACTTCCGCCATTATGCCCAGATAGCTCAGTCGGTAGAGCAAGGGACTGAAAATCCCTGTGTCCGTGGTTCGATTCCGCGTCTGGGCACCATTTAAAATTAAAACATCAAAAAAAGTAATTATAATTTTTAAAATTAGCATATAGTTATTTTATGAGTTATTCATAAATAATATATGTTTTTTTATTTATAAGGAAAAATTATTAAATTTTTGAAATGGAGAAAAATTATGAAAAAAATTAAAAGTTATGATGAATTACAAAAAATAATAAAAGAAGAAAAACAATTTATGTTATATGTTTCAATGAAAAATTGTAGTGTTTGTCATGTGGATATGCCTAAAATTGAGAAAATATCAGAAGAGAATAATTTTGTTAGTTGTAATTTGGAAGCGTCTGAAGTTCTTGAAGCAGTAGGACAGTTGAGTTTATTTGCTGTACCAGTTGTTATATTATTTTATGAGGGGAAAGAGTTTCACAGACAAGCGAAAATTATTGATTTTGAGGAATTAGAATATAGAATTGGACAAATATCAGAAAAATATTAGGAGAAAAGACTCTATTAAATTGAAATGTAAATTCATATGTGATACAATGACAATAGTAGTAAGAATTGATTTGAAAACTTACAATAATAATTAATTAAAATAAAAGTTTGAAACGATAAATATTAAATAATTTAAAGATAGTCTTAGGATTGAAGGAGAAAGGATTTATAAAATGTATAAAATATTTGAAAATATCGCGTATGAAGAATTGCATAGAGGAAAAACATTTGAGATAGAGGGGATTGAGTTTGATTCTCGAAAAATTAAAGAAAATTTTGTGTTTGTTGCAATGATGGGGAGTGTTGTAGATGGACATAATTTTATTCAGAAGGCGATTGACAGTGGTGCCAAAATGGTTATTGTGGAAAAGAAAGTAAATGTTGAGGATTACAAAGATTATGAAAATGTTACGTTTATTTTTGTGGAAAATGTAAGGAAAAAATTAGGAGTTATTGCTTCAAATTATTATGATTATCCGCAAAATAAGATAAAAATTATTGGAATTACAGGGACAAATGGTAAGACAACATCAAGTTATATTTTAGAAAATATTTTAGAGAAAACTTCTAGAATAGGGACAACTGGAAATAGGATTTTGGATGAAGAGTTTCCAACTGTAAATACGACACCGGAATCATTGGAATTAATAAAATTGATTGATGAAAGTGTGAAAAAAGGAGCAGAATATTTTATAATGGAAGTTAGTTCACATGCTTTGGAAATTGGGCGTGTAGATATGTTGGAATTTGATTCGGCAATATTTACAAATTTAACACAGGATCATTTGGATTTTCATAAAACAATGGAAAATTATTTTAGAGCGAAGAAGAAAATTTTTAAAATGTTGAGAAAAGATGCTTTGGGTGTTGTTAATATTGATGATGAGCATGGAAAAATTATTTATGATGAAGATAATAGCAAGTATCTGTCAGTGAGTATTAAAGATAAGAATGCTAATTTTTATGGAGAAATTATCGAGTATACAAATGATGGAATGAAAATTAAAATTGTTGCAAAAGGAATAGAGGAAGTTTTAGATATTAATTTGGTTGGAGAGTATAACTTGTATAATGTGTTAGGATGTGTGGCTTCGATTGTCTCGTTGGGAATTAATGTTGAATTTATTGTTGAGAAATTGAAACATATGTCGTCTGTTCCTGGGAGATTTGAAACGATAAAAAATAATTTGGGTGCTAGAATTGTAGTTGACTTTGCTCATACTGATGACGGGTTGTTAAATGTTGGGGAAACGTTGAAGGATATTACGGAAAATAGAGTAATTACAGTATTTGGAGCAGGTGGAGATAGAGATCACGATAAGAGACCTAAAATGGCAAAAGCTGCTGTTAAATTTAGTGATTTTATAATTTTAACATCAGATAATCCACGAACTGAAAATCCGACTGATATTTTGAATCAAATTAAGGAAGGATTAAAAGAAATTAATTTTTCAAAAGATAAATATATGATTATTGAAGATAGAGAAGAAGCTATAAAATATGCGATTGAAAATGTTTTATCAAAAGGTGATAGTTTATTAATTGCTGGAAAAGGTCATGAGACTTATCAAATAATTGGGAAAGAAAAGAAACATTTTGATGATAGGGAAATGGCTAGGAAGTATTGTAAATAGAATTTTATTGATATAGTGATAGTTTGGATTTGAATTAGAAAAATAAAAAACTGGGACAGTTTATAAAGGAAATAAAAATACTGAATAATAAAATTGTGAGAGAGTGTGTCCAGAATTTTGTGTAAACTCAAAATATAATATATGGTACAGGATAGTAATTTTATCATCCTGTTTGAGAGTGTAAAATTTTTGTTGTAAATAGAATAAAAAGTACTGAATTTACTAGATTTATCTATTAGTTTACAAAAAATTCTAGATACTTTATTTAGTTTACACAAATTATAATTCTCATATTTAGTAAGATTATTTTCAATTTATAAATTAGTTCCAGTTTTATATTATTATTTTATAGTAAAACTACTTTAAAACTAAACTCAAAAACTATGACTATTTGACTCAATTTTTAAATTTACATAATTTTAAATAGTTTAATTTTAAATAGTTTTGAGTATATTTATCTAGCAAAAAAAATATTATTCATAATATCTCTTGCAGCTTCAACTTTATTCATTGTGTATAAGTGGATACCTTTTACATCATTTGCAAATAATTCGATAATTTGGTCAGTTGCGTAAAGGACACCAGCTTTTTGCATAGATTCAGGATTATCTCCATATTTTTCAAGAATACGTTCTAATTTTTTAGGAACAGAACATTTTGACAATTCTACAATTCTTTTAATTTGTGCAGCATTTGTTATTGGCATAATTCCTGCCACTAAAGGAACGTTTATATCTAATTTTTCAGCTTGTTCTCTGAATGAGAAAAATCTTTCGTTATCAAAAAATAGTTGAGAAACTAAGAAATCAGCACCTTTTTCAACTTTATTTTTTAAATGAAACAAGTCAACTAAATCATTATTTTGGTAATGAGTTTCAGGATAAAATGCAGCTCCGATTGAAATATCAGAATTTGATTTTAATTCTTGAATCAATTCAGAAGCGTATTTAAAATCACCTCTATCATAGATTTCTTCAGTTTCACCTTTTGGTACATCACCTCTTAAAGCTAAAATATTTTGAATATTATTTTCTTTAACTTCTTTCATGAAATTTTCAATTTCGCTTTTTTTACTTCCGACACAAGTAAGATGAGCTAAAACTTCAGTATTCAAAATATTTTTTATATATGAAGCCATTTCAATTGTACCACCTTTAGTTTTACCACCAGCACCGTAAGTAACACTAATAAAATCAGGGTTTAGATTAACTAATTCAGCTGTTACAGCTTTTAATTTTTCTTCCGAGAAATTTTTATTTGGTGGAAAAATTTCAAAAGAAACAACACGTTCTTTTTGTTCAAAAATATTTTTTATTTTCATTTTTATCAGCTCTCCTTTTCATTTTAATTTATTTGTTATTTGAAAAAATTGGGAAATATAAAAGGCATAAAAAAGACCTAGTATTAAGAAAACCAGGTCATCCTTTCATACATAAACAGCACAAAAAATATATAATAATAAATTTTTACGATGATATAAAATATATATTCCCCAAAGATATATTAATTATTCTTATTTTTAATTATAAAAATTTACTATAATAAATTATACTATATAAAATGCTTTTTGAAAAATTCATTAATTTTATATACATATATAAAATATATATGCTATAATAAAAGAAGATATTTGTTAATAAAAATAGTTAGAGAATAAAATAATTTTAAGATATAATATTTTCATAATTGACTTTATTACAATTTTTATGTACAATAGTAGATATAGTAAAAAATAAAAATTTTAAATTAATAGTGTTTGAATAATTTTGGAGGTAAAAAAATGAGTTTATTAGATTTAAAGGGAGTTAAATCAGAAGTAGAAGGAAAAGAAATTTTAAAAGGATTAGATTTAACGATAAATAAAGGTGAGGTTCATGTTATTATGGGACCAAATGGTGCAGGGAAATCGACATTAGCAAGTATTTTAGTAGGTCATCCTAAGCATGAATTGATTGGTGGAGACATTATATTTGATGGAGAAAAAATTAATGATTTGGGAGTGGATGAAAGAGCAAAAAGAGGGATTTTCTTGTCATTCCAATATCCAGAAGAAATTCCAGGATTGACAGTGGAAGACTTTTTAAGAACAGCAAAAGAGGCTGTGACTGGAGAAAAACAATATATTATGCAATTTCATAATGAATTAGTTGAAAAAATGGAAAAATTACATATTAATCCTGAATATGCTGACAGACATTTAAATGTTGGATTTTCTGGTGGAGAAAAAAAGAAAAATGAAATTTTACAAATGGCAGTTTTAGAACCAAAATTAGCAATTTTAGATGAAACAGATTCTGGATTGGATATAGATGCGACAAAAATCGTATTTGAAGGTGTACAAAAATTAAAAACTGACGATACAGCATTATTAATTATTACTCACTATGACAAAGTGTTGGATTACTTGAAACCAGATTTTGTTCATATTTTAATGAATGGAAAAATTGTTAAAACTGGTAGAAAAGAATTAGTTGAAGAAATAGAACAAAATGGATATGGAAAAATGAAAGAGGAATTAGGATTATAATCCTGATAAAAAAATAAAGGTGGTTTACATAAATGGAAGATAGAAAAAAGACATATGTTGAGGACATCGAAAGAGGAGTTTACGATATAAAAGACGATGTTCAACCGAGATTTAAAACACAAAAAGGAGTAACACCTGAAATTATTAGAAAGATTTCAGAGAGAAAAAATGAACCTGAATGGATGTTGGAGTTTAGATTGAAAGCGTTGGAAGTGTATAATTCTAAACCGATGACAAGTTGGGGACCTGATTTATCTGATTTGGATGTTAATGATATAGTTCATTACTTGGAGCCGGATTCAGAACCGATGAATGAAAATTGGGATGATGTGCCAAGTTATATTAGAGATACTTTTGATAGATTGGGAATTCCTGAGGCTGAAAAACAATCGCTTGCAGGAGTTGGAGCGCAATATGATTCAGAAGTGGTTTATCATAGCATTCATAAGGAATTGACTGAGCAAGGAGTAATTTATACTGATATCGAAACAGCAATAAAAGAACATGAAGATATTTTAAAAGAATATTTTATGTCATTGATAACTGTTAATGATCATAAATTTGCAGCATTACATGGAGCTGTTTGGTCAGGAGGATCATTTATTTATGTGCCGAAAGGTGTTAAAGTAAGTATGCCATTGCAATCGTATTTTAGATTGAATGCACCAGAAGCTGGACAATTTGAGCATACGTTGATAATTGTTGATGAAGGAGCAGATTTACACTTTATTGAAGGTTGTTCAGCACCAAAATATCAAAAAAATGCATTACATGCTGGAGCGGTTGAATTATTCGTGAGAAAAGGTGCTAGACTTAGATATTCTACAATTGAAAACTGGTCGAGAAATATGTATAATTTGAATACGAAAAGAGCACTTGTAGAAGAAGGCGGAGTTATGGAATGGGTATCAGGTTCATTTGGATCGAAGGTATCGATGCTTTATCCAATGACAATTTTAAATGGGGAACGTGCAAGATGTGAGTTTACAGGAGTTACTTTTGCAGCTTCAGGTCAATTTTTGGATACAGGATGTAAAAT includes these proteins:
- a CDS encoding HAD family hydrolase produces the protein MIKLVLLDVDGTLTDGGIYRGNNGEDIKKFNVKDGYTIVNAQKVGIEFGIITGKVSQLVKNRAEELKIKYLYQNVDDKVIILNEIMQKEKLSAEEIAYIGDDYNDLKIMKNVGLSGAPKDAAEEVLKIADFVSTKNGGEGAVRDFVEFIMKKDGKLEKFFDNIK
- a CDS encoding DegV family protein, which gives rise to MAIKYLDAKRLKIMLIGGGKWVIKHEELLNDLNVYPVPDGDTGSNMSMTMNSMITELEKHADEKISMEKLIDVVEEAVLMGARGNSGTILSQIVTGFLRGIGEKTKLLPADVAKALVSAKETAYNAVSEPIEGTILTVIRKISEKAVECAEKMDDLVAFLKELVTAGEKAVEETPELLPKLKEAGVVDAGGKGIFFLFEGFYKVTTELNLLVELQKSQVKENEFDKTIANIDHDPDKITYQYCTEFIILNGDFDTDEYKRRVLELGDSAVFAQTSKKFKTHIHTNHPGKAFEIALEYGPLEKMKVENMKLQHDNLQIFSEKDEAKIFVNDKVNKTKNAYVILADTENLKDEFLKKGADVVILGGQSKNPSVQEIMNAIDKATKKNIFVLPNNKNVITTAKLAAEKITGKNVIVQETRTMLDGYFVLKNKEEGIEEILSSSKRNYSIEITKAVRDTKIDELSIKKDDFIGLVNGKIKYSNSSLNNLVENMLAELVTENTVVATIVEGLDKDEKAKETIKNALSQVKTTFINGNQDNYYYYIYLENKDENMPEIAIVTDSTADLEKEDLEGLPIKIVPLRIDLKGELYKDGVEITKNEFWQTMLKDDLVIKTSQPSPQDFLNVYNKLFEKGYKKIISIHPSSKLSGTIQAAKVGKSLTNREDDIELVDSMGISLLQGVLVLGAAQKAVKKEGFGQILNWINNFRTKGKLLMIVPDLKYLEKGGRIGKAGSAIAGAIHLKPVLTINQGEIAVEKKVLGERNAQKYIEKYVEKEAKKQSLIVATGWGGNPSELDSIVKIYSELENNSKINPLILNRQVGAVIGSHAGPVYGIFMFPRLN
- a CDS encoding thioredoxin family protein, giving the protein MKKIKSYDELQKIIKEEKQFMLYVSMKNCSVCHVDMPKIEKISEENNFVSCNLEASEVLEAVGQLSLFAVPVVILFYEGKEFHRQAKIIDFEELEYRIGQISEKY
- a CDS encoding UDP-N-acetylmuramoyl-L-alanyl-D-glutamate--2,6-diaminopimelate ligase, giving the protein MYKIFENIAYEELHRGKTFEIEGIEFDSRKIKENFVFVAMMGSVVDGHNFIQKAIDSGAKMVIVEKKVNVEDYKDYENVTFIFVENVRKKLGVIASNYYDYPQNKIKIIGITGTNGKTTSSYILENILEKTSRIGTTGNRILDEEFPTVNTTPESLELIKLIDESVKKGAEYFIMEVSSHALEIGRVDMLEFDSAIFTNLTQDHLDFHKTMENYFRAKKKIFKMLRKDALGVVNIDDEHGKIIYDEDNSKYLSVSIKDKNANFYGEIIEYTNDGMKIKIVAKGIEEVLDINLVGEYNLYNVLGCVASIVSLGINVEFIVEKLKHMSSVPGRFETIKNNLGARIVVDFAHTDDGLLNVGETLKDITENRVITVFGAGGDRDHDKRPKMAKAAVKFSDFIILTSDNPRTENPTDILNQIKEGLKEINFSKDKYMIIEDREEAIKYAIENVLSKGDSLLIAGKGHETYQIIGKEKKHFDDREMARKYCK
- the metF gene encoding methylenetetrahydrofolate reductase [NAD(P)H], whose protein sequence is MKIKNIFEQKERVVSFEIFPPNKNFSEEKLKAVTAELVNLNPDFISVTYGAGGKTKGGTIEMASYIKNILNTEVLAHLTCVGSKKSEIENFMKEVKENNIQNILALRGDVPKGETEEIYDRGDFKYASELIQELKSNSDISIGAAFYPETHYQNNDLVDLFHLKNKVEKGADFLVSQLFFDNERFFSFREQAEKLDINVPLVAGIMPITNAAQIKRIVELSKCSVPKKLERILEKYGDNPESMQKAGVLYATDQIIELFANDVKGIHLYTMNKVEAARDIMNNIFFAR
- the sufC gene encoding Fe-S cluster assembly ATPase SufC, with protein sequence MSLLDLKGVKSEVEGKEILKGLDLTINKGEVHVIMGPNGAGKSTLASILVGHPKHELIGGDIIFDGEKINDLGVDERAKRGIFLSFQYPEEIPGLTVEDFLRTAKEAVTGEKQYIMQFHNELVEKMEKLHINPEYADRHLNVGFSGGEKKKNEILQMAVLEPKLAILDETDSGLDIDATKIVFEGVQKLKTDDTALLIITHYDKVLDYLKPDFVHILMNGKIVKTGRKELVEEIEQNGYGKMKEELGL
- the sufB gene encoding Fe-S cluster assembly protein SufB, yielding MEDRKKTYVEDIERGVYDIKDDVQPRFKTQKGVTPEIIRKISERKNEPEWMLEFRLKALEVYNSKPMTSWGPDLSDLDVNDIVHYLEPDSEPMNENWDDVPSYIRDTFDRLGIPEAEKQSLAGVGAQYDSEVVYHSIHKELTEQGVIYTDIETAIKEHEDILKEYFMSLITVNDHKFAALHGAVWSGGSFIYVPKGVKVSMPLQSYFRLNAPEAGQFEHTLIIVDEGADLHFIEGCSAPKYQKNALHAGAVELFVRKGARLRYSTIENWSRNMYNLNTKRALVEEGGVMEWVSGSFGSKVSMLYPMTILNGERARCEFTGVTFAASGQFLDTGCKIIHAAPYTTSTVHSKSISKNGGTAFYRGLLKVEKNAHNCKSTVECESLMLDNQSRSDTIPIIDIKNDSVDIGHEAKIGRISDEAIFYLMSRGISEDEAKAMIVRGFVEPISKELPLEYAVELNKLIELELEGTIG